In Alteromonas macleodii, the sequence ACTTATTGAAGAAGGCGGCGATCACAGCTTTGTTGGTTACGAAAACCACTTACCTGCTATCGCAGAGTTTTTGCTAAAATAAGCGCATTGCCAGTCTTTACTAGCCCTGCTAACATCAAATATACGCAGTGCAGTGCTGTAATTACTCACAGTAGTGTGTGCTTTCTTTCCTTATCGCTGGCTTAAATAACAACCATAACTATGTCAAATCAATATAATTCAGAAGCTATCGAGGTTTTAAACGGCCTTGACCCTGTAAAACGCCGTCCTGGTATGTATACCGACACCACCCGCCCAAACCATTTAGGGCAGGAAGTTATCGATAACAGTGTGGATGAAGCGCTCGCCGGCCATGCCTCTAATATCAAAGTTATTTTGCATGAAGACCAATCGTTAGAAGTTATCGACGATGGTCGTGGCATGCCGGTAGATATACACCCTGAAGAGGGAATATCAGGTGTAGAGCTTATTCTCTGTAAGCTTCACGCGGGCGGTAAGTTTTCAAATAAAAACTACGCCTTCTCTGGTGGTCTTCACGGTGTGGGGATTTCGGTAGTTAATGCGCTTTCAACCCGCGTAGAAGTGACAATTCGACGAGACAGTAACGTATATCAAATTGCCTTTGAAAACGGCGACAAGGTTGAAGATTTACAGGTTATCGATACTTGCGGCAAGCGCAACACAGGTACCCGTGTTCATTTTTGGCCCGACCCGCAATATTTTGATTCTGCAAAGTTCTCGGTTAGCCGTCTTGTTCATAATCTGCGTGCCAAAGCGGTATTAAGCCCTGGCTTACGCATTCGCTTTGACAACAAAATTACCAAAGAAAGCCAAGAGTGGTATTACGAAGATGGCCTAAAAGACTATCTTTACCAAGCGGTGGAAGAGTTCGAAACCTTACCGTCAGATACGCCATTTGTAGGCACGTTTAGTGGCAACACAGAAGCCGCCGATTGGGCTGTGATGTGGTTGCCCGAAGGTGGTGATTTGGTCACGGAGAGTTACGTTAACCTTATCCCTACCGCGCAAGGTGGTACACACGTTAATGGATTACGACAAGGCTTACTGGAGTCGATGCGCGAATTTTGCGAATTTAGAAACTTAATGCCCCGTGGCGTTAAGTTATCGCCAGATGACATTTGGGACCGCTGTGCCTATATCCTGTCGACTAAGATGCAGGACCCGCAGTTTGCCGGGCAGACTAAAGAACGCCTGTCTTCACGTCAGGCAAGCGCGTTTGTATCAGGCGTGGTGAAAGACGCATTCAGCCTTTGGTTAAACCAGCATACGGAAATTGCTGAAGCCCTTGCTGAAATGTGTATCAACAATGCACAGCGCCGTCTTCGACAGGTGAAAAAAGTTGCCCGTAAAAAGGTTACACAAGGCCCTGCACTACCGGGTAAATTAACCGACTGTTCATCGCAAGACATTTCTTACTCTGAGTTGTTTTTAGTAGAGGGTGATTCGGCAGGTGGCTCGGCTAAACAAGCGCGAGACCGAGAGTTTCAGGCAATAATGCCCCTACGCGGTAAAATCTTAAATAGCTGGGAAGTAGACTCTTCTCAGGTACTGGCATCACAGGAAATTCACGATATTTCTGTGGCGCTGGGTATAGATCCAGATTCAACAGACTTGTCTGGTTTGCGCTATGGTAAAATTTGTATTCTTGCCGATGCTGACTCTGACGGGCTACACATTGCAACCTTACTATGTGCGCTCTTTGTACGTCATTTCAGAACCTTGGTAGAGCAGGGACATGTGTATGTGGCTATGCCACCGCTATTTAGAATAGATGTGGGTAAAGAGGTGTATTACGCTCTAGATGAAGGCGAAAAGCAGGGTATTCTGGATCGTATTGAAGCAGAAAAGAAACGGGGTAAAGTTAACGTACAGCGCTTCAAAGGTTTGGGTGAAATGAACCCGCTACAGCTTCGCGAAACGACTATGGACCCGAACACCCGTCGCCTTGTTCAGCTCACTATTGAAGATGCTGAAGAGATGATGGAGCTAATGGATATGCTGCTTGCTAAGAAGCGTTCTGGTGACCGTAAAACCTGGCTTGAAAGCAAAGGCAATATGGCAGAAGTTGCGCTATAGCGCTAGTAAGAGCTTACGCACAGAATTAACGTTGATGCTTTAAAAGCTGGTCAAAAAGCAAAACGTCACAAAAAGTGAATAGAAAACGCCGAGATACTATCCTGAAACATGGAGTTCTCGGCGTTTTAGTTTGTGCATCTGCAACAAAATACTGCCACGCATTATAACACTGGTGCCGTTTAAGATGAGTAGCGGCCAGCTTTGGCTTAACGGCATTGTTAAGCCAAACATTAAAGTGCTAACGTCTTTAATCAAGATGTTTCGAAATAACGCAAAGGACAGCGAGCCTACTTTTTGTCTACGCTGCAACACAAGCCACTGATGCAGCGAACCTTGAAATAATATGACGGTGACAACCAGCATCAACGTGTTTGCGCCAAGTTGCGCAAGCGTTGGGAAAGGGCGAAAAGCGATGGAAAGGGTACCGCCAACAAGCGCAAGCAGAGCAATAGCGGCAACGTAGCCTGAAATTGTAGTTCGCCTGTGTTGCCAAATTTTCCAAATTATTATGAGCGTAAGAATGAGCGCGCCAAAACGCGTCCAAACCAAGTAATGGTTAAAAGGCTCTACCGAAATGCCAAATAGGAAAATAGAGAAAAACGCAAAATAGCTAGAGCCAAACTGGTTTAGCGACAAGCTGTGGTTCGCATCGCTTTTCTCGCTTGCAACGGACACTTGATGGTGCGTCATAGCTTTAATTTGTGACCATAAACCTAACCAAGTCAGTAAAAAAAGCGCGGCACTAGCAAAGCCTAATATGTGGTAAAGCACGCAGTCAGCTCCACGTTAACAATGTTTAAACTGGTGAGAGGCTTCCAGTGTACCACGTAGCAGCCCGCCTATGCTTTACAGGAGTAAGCTGGGCGCGAAGAAATATTGGATAAAGTCGGGATCTTAAAGTGGAAGGATATCGGTTTTTCGGTGCCGATAGCGTTCTATGTACTTTCAACACCGAAATGTAGTTTTAATAGCAAGGAGGTTTATTTTGGCATTGCATTCAGTTTCTTCATCTAAACGCCAGTTAGCGGTGAGCGATAACACCACAACGCTATTATTTGACCACGATGGCACCCTGATTGACTCAGAAACCGTACATTTTGACCTTTGGAAAGACATTTTATTGAAATATGATGTTGAGCTCAGCAAGGATTTTTATTGCGAAGTGATGGCGGGTATACCGGTCAAACAAAATGCAGTGGACTTAGTTGAGCATTTTAATATTGATATTGAACCGCATTTGCTAGCTCAGCAGAAACACAAAAGCGTGAGTGACTACCTCGATAAACAAGCTTTTCCTTTGATGCCATTTGCTAGGGAGACCATTACACAATGTGCAGACATGGGGTTTATTATTGGCATTGTGACGGGGGGAAGTAAAAAGGCTGTAGAAAAAACCTTATCTCAATATGAGTTGAGTGATTATATTTCCTGTGTGGTGGCCGTAGAGGACGTAGAAAACAGTAAGCCCGCCCCAGATTGTTATGCCTTAGCAATGGATAAGCTAGGTAAGTCGCCTAGCGAGTGTGTAGCCATTGAAGACACGCAAACCGGCATGACAGCAGCACTGGAAGCAAAGTTGGCTTGTATTGTAATACCTACAGATTTATCGCAGCATCACGATTTGTCCCGTGCTACTGTGCGTTACGATAGCTTGAAAGCGTGGAGCGATAGCGAGCTCAAGACACGTTGATTAATAAAGATACGTTAATTAAAAAGGTTATATACGACAACTTGTCATTCCACTTGTCACTGGTGGCGCGAAAATAGATAACGTAGTATAACCAGCACCTTAGCGCCTATTGTGTTTTGTTTCACAACAACGCATTTGGGCGCTAATTTCTTTTGATTAGTTGTAATTACAGGTAAAGCTGATTTCTTATGATTTTGCGTAGCCTCAAATGGCTTTTAATAACTATCGCCATCATCCTTGTTCTGCTTGTAGTAGGCGTGGCTACGGTTACCGTTATGGCTGTACAAAAAGCGCCCTTGGTGGCATCGACTGCGCCGACGCAGCTCGATGGTGCTGACAGTGTTAACGAACTGCTCGGCCAGCTAAAACAGGCATTTTCACGCCGAGAAGAAGGTCATCAGGTAACGCTTACCGAAACGCAAGTCGAAAGCTTGGTGGGCGTGTTACAGCGGGCCTTACCTGAGTTTAAAGGCGTAGTAAACATCACCCCATTGGGAGGCACTGTAAATGTTACTTACGCCATTGATAATACGGGCTATTACATTAATGCCTCGGCATTAGTATTACCCGGCGATAGCTTGCGTATAGAGCAAGTTCAAGTAGGCGACTTAACCATTCCAGGCCGTTTTTTACTCGGCTTTTTAGAACGCACAGTGAACTCTTATACCCAATCGGAAATAGCTACTATTGCGCTGTCTCGGGTAGAGCGAGTAACAATGGGGCGCGGTGAACTAACCCTTGATGTTGGGCGCTTAGATGAGCTGCTAAGTGAGTTAAACGTTGTGACATCAAATATGTCGGTCAGCGAACAGACTGAGCTTCAGCAGCTTTCCGCTTACTACCTACGCTACTTGTCTGGAAGAGAAATAGCTTTATCAAATAAACCGGTTTCTCTTATCGAATACTTGCGTGAAGGAATGGCTAGAGCGCGAGAACAAAGTCAAACGTCGCAAGATGCCGTACTTCACAACAATGCTGTAATTCTCGCGCTAGCGGTTTACGTGGGCCATCATCGTGTGGGTGCACTGGTAGGCGATATCCAGCCAGATCCCGATAGGGCGTTAAAGCCGCGCAGGGGCGCGGTACTTCATAATCGCAATGACTTGGCTCGTCACTTTATTATCTCTGCGGCATTAGAGCTAATGGCCGAACAAGGTATGTCCCTAGCAATTGGCGAGTTTAAAGAGTTAATGGACCGAGGCAACGGTGGCTCGGGCTATAGCTTTGTAGATTTAGCGGCAGATATGTCAGGTACTGAGTTTGCGAAGGTTGCTACAAATCCAAACACCGCAATGGAAGTACAAAACGCGATGGCGCGCATTCAAAGTGAATTGGAAATAATCCCGCCTATTGAAGGTCTGCCTGAAGGCTTGAGTAAGCAAGCCTTTACTGAACAATATCAGCGCGTGGACAGTGAACCCTATTTAAAAGAAGTAAAAGAAATTAAGCGTAGAATCAGCTTGCTGCCGCTTTACCAAAAATAAGCGCTAAGGCGTGAGAGAGTGCGCCGAAAGTGAGAAGCTAATATAAAAAAGCCCGCTGTTAAAGCGGGCTTTGTTTTACTCACTTGCAGTTCTACACTACTTTTTAGCAAGAGACTGCTGAAACTGTGCAATGGTTACAAGAGCCAACTCTATTTTTTTAACCAAAGGCGCAAGTGCCTGCTTAGCGGCATCATCATCCAGTTCCTTTAGTGACTGCCAGTCGTTCGCTATCTCTTGTACATAGGGGCCAAAGCGCTTGGCTGATGTGGTAAAACCGCTATCGTCAGCGAATACGGCTGCAAACTTACCTTTTTGATCGCGCTGTAAGTTATCTAAAACTTGGTCGGCATCAACGGCTTTGCGGTGCAGCGTTTGAAGTGTTTCTTGAAGTTGTTGATGGACAGCTTGCATCTCTTGGCTCTGTTGCATAGTCACGCCTTTTATTTCTAATGTGATTAGGTGTGCTTACTACCTGCACACCTAAGTTTATATGGTTTGCGTCGCAATTATTTTTTGCCACGCCAAATGTATTACGGTAAATAATGGTTAAAGTTTCGCCTTTCAAGGCCGATAACTTAACGATGTTGTAAATTACAAAACCTACGGTTCACTAACGAACTCGCTGGTTACGTAATGCTCAACACATCGTAAGGGTGGGCAATTCTGCCCATTTTTTTACTTTGCTACAAGCAACAAAGGAAAATGGTATGGATCTACAAGGTGCTAGTGCCTCTGGAGCGTCCGGTGCGTCACTTGAGTTGGCCTCTCTTAAGTTGGCAAAAAGCCAACAAGAGCAAGAGGGTAAAGCGTCGCTTCAGCTGCTGGAATCAGCCGCTGACGTACCAAAACCGTCATCTTCAAACCCTGCGTTAGGCGCCAACATCGATACCTACGCGTAAGTTACGGATGCAAATGTAAGTCGATAGGCGTTTTGCCGGGTTGACCGCCAATTTCTCTCACCAGTTTTGGCACTAAAAAGCCTGGCAAGCGCTTTATCGCTTCTTCCATAATCAGGCGGCCTTCATTATCGCTAACATAAAAATGGCTTGCACCCTGCACCTTATCTAACACGTGTAAGTAGTAAGGCAGGACACCCGCTTCAAAAAGTGACTCGCTTAAGTTACTGATGGCCTCGCCAGAATCATTAATGCCTTTAAGTAATACCGACTGATTGAGCAAGGTGACGCCCTTGTCTCGCAATGTGCGCAGTCGACTTTTTAAGGGCTCAGAGACTTCATTCGCGTGGTTCGCGTGCAGCACCAGCACTTTTTGAAGAGGCAAGGCCGTAAACCATTCAATAAAGTCATGGCTGATTCTTTCTGGCAATACCACAGGCAAGCGGCTATGTATGCGCAGGCGTTTAATGTGGGGAATGGCTGCAATTTCATTAGCTAGCCACGACAAATGATCATCTTTCGCCATAAGAGGGTCGCCACCTGAAAAAATCACCTCGTTAATCTTGCTGTTACTGCGAAGGTATTCAAGTAC encodes:
- a CDS encoding HAD family hydrolase; the encoded protein is MALHSVSSSKRQLAVSDNTTTLLFDHDGTLIDSETVHFDLWKDILLKYDVELSKDFYCEVMAGIPVKQNAVDLVEHFNIDIEPHLLAQQKHKSVSDYLDKQAFPLMPFARETITQCADMGFIIGIVTGGSKKAVEKTLSQYELSDYISCVVAVEDVENSKPAPDCYALAMDKLGKSPSECVAIEDTQTGMTAALEAKLACIVIPTDLSQHHDLSRATVRYDSLKAWSDSELKTR
- the parE gene encoding DNA topoisomerase IV subunit B, yielding MSNQYNSEAIEVLNGLDPVKRRPGMYTDTTRPNHLGQEVIDNSVDEALAGHASNIKVILHEDQSLEVIDDGRGMPVDIHPEEGISGVELILCKLHAGGKFSNKNYAFSGGLHGVGISVVNALSTRVEVTIRRDSNVYQIAFENGDKVEDLQVIDTCGKRNTGTRVHFWPDPQYFDSAKFSVSRLVHNLRAKAVLSPGLRIRFDNKITKESQEWYYEDGLKDYLYQAVEEFETLPSDTPFVGTFSGNTEAADWAVMWLPEGGDLVTESYVNLIPTAQGGTHVNGLRQGLLESMREFCEFRNLMPRGVKLSPDDIWDRCAYILSTKMQDPQFAGQTKERLSSRQASAFVSGVVKDAFSLWLNQHTEIAEALAEMCINNAQRRLRQVKKVARKKVTQGPALPGKLTDCSSQDISYSELFLVEGDSAGGSAKQARDREFQAIMPLRGKILNSWEVDSSQVLASQEIHDISVALGIDPDSTDLSGLRYGKICILADADSDGLHIATLLCALFVRHFRTLVEQGHVYVAMPPLFRIDVGKEVYYALDEGEKQGILDRIEAEKKRGKVNVQRFKGLGEMNPLQLRETTMDPNTRRLVQLTIEDAEEMMELMDMLLAKKRSGDRKTWLESKGNMAEVAL
- the epmB gene encoding EF-P beta-lysylation protein EpmB, yielding MEQIIPKKPISVEHNWQKELASSFTDPAKLLQHLGLDEEKYAQHIKARRLFPMRVPRHFVSLMEKGNPNDPLFLQVMPLSDEFLTSPGYSEDPLDEHDTAGKGILHKYDSRVLLMVRTGCAVNCRYCFRRHFPYADNSVSKHQWLDVLEYLRSNSKINEVIFSGGDPLMAKDDHLSWLANEIAAIPHIKRLRIHSRLPVVLPERISHDFIEWFTALPLQKVLVLHANHANEVSEPLKSRLRTLRDKGVTLLNQSVLLKGINDSGEAISNLSESLFEAGVLPYYLHVLDKVQGASHFYVSDNEGRLIMEEAIKRLPGFLVPKLVREIGGQPGKTPIDLHLHP